The following is a genomic window from Cyanobacterium sp. T60_A2020_053.
TTGGATTACGAGTTTAAGTGGTGGTATTCTTATTGGGATTAGTGCATCGTTACTCTTACTGTTCAATGGGCGCATTGCTGGGATTAGTGGTATGATTAATGGAGCGCTAGATTGGCAAAATAGAGAATACTGGCGCTGGTATTTTTTAGTAGGGATGATAATAGGGGGTATTATTTACGAATACCTATCTCCTTTCCCTCCAACACCTGCTGCTAATTTTGACTTCCTTACCATGATAATTGGTGGCTTGTGTGTGGGTTGGGGAACTCCCATGGGGAATGGATGTACCAGTGGTCATGGAGTGTGCGGTTTAGGGCGTTTTTCTGGGCGTTCACTGGTAGCGGTAATTACTTTCATGGTTACTGCGATGATAACCGTTTTTATTTTTTGATGTTTGACTGGATTCGAGTTAGAA
Proteins encoded in this region:
- a CDS encoding YeeE/YedE family protein is translated as MVEFNWITSLSGGILIGISASLLLLFNGRIAGISGMINGALDWQNREYWRWYFLVGMIIGGIIYEYLSPFPPTPAANFDFLTMIIGGLCVGWGTPMGNGCTSGHGVCGLGRFSGRSLVAVITFMVTAMITVFIF